One Anolis carolinensis isolate JA03-04 chromosome 4, rAnoCar3.1.pri, whole genome shotgun sequence DNA window includes the following coding sequences:
- the baalc gene encoding brain and acute leukemia cytoplasmic protein: MGCGGSRADALEPRYYESWTRETESTWLTNTDADLPPAAAPAHPEAGPVEPRRRGPGILEDSKSTQTCIAKSSPASGVTITEKRAHCGTQCAKLTVHNTGASAEKQQNGFRSTEGKRENKKKATKEVAINASKTIRQISSNKRMTKNCVN, from the exons ATGGGCTGCGGGGGAAGCCGCGCCGACGCCCTGGAGCCCCGCTACTACGAGAGCTGGACCCGGGAGACCGAGTCCACCTGGCTGACCAACACCGACGCCGACCTCCCTCCCGCCGCCGCCCCAGCCCACCCCGAGGCCGGACCCGTGGAGCCCAGGAGGAGGGGACCCG GAATTTTGGAAGATAGCAAATCAACACAGACCTGCATTGCAAAATCCTCACCTGCGAGCGGAGTCACTATTACTGAAAAAAGAGCTCACTGTGGTACACAATGTGCAAAACTGACTGTTCATAACACTGGAGCATCAGCAGAGAAGCAGCAGAATGGCTTTAGAAGCACTGAG GGCAAACGCGAAAACAAGAAGAAAGCCACCAAGGAAGTTGCTATTAATGCCTCCAAAACAATCAGACAAATTAGTAGCAACAAAAGAATGACAAAGAACTGTGTCAactaa